A genomic region of Kineococcus rhizosphaerae contains the following coding sequences:
- a CDS encoding zinc-binding dehydrogenase produces MRALVLRAPGTRPEVEDVELDGPGPGELLVRVEAAGVCHTELHYVSGDIGCPLPIVLGHEGTGVVEEVGPGEAGGPDAVRVGQRVAFTWRPRCGQCEPCVTGRPVMCVYGRVQARSGGLMDGTSRLRRGGEQLHHFLGVSCFAERAVVSRRAVVALPDDVAPTLAAVAGCAVVTGVGAVVNVAAADGSLAGRPLLVVGAGGVGLSAVMGAALVGAGPVVVVDVSADKLALARRLGATHTVDASGLEAAEVVEAVQEVTRGGADVAVEAVGNPATLAQAFSAVRPGGTVVAVGLSSATATVAVPVNELVQQQKRLVGSLYGSANPPVDLPRLLALHRAGRLPLEDLLGATYPLEETADAYDALRAGAVGRAVVLPGPPAAVAA; encoded by the coding sequence GTGAGGGCGCTCGTCCTGCGCGCGCCCGGCACCCGCCCCGAGGTCGAGGACGTCGAGCTCGACGGCCCAGGACCGGGGGAACTGCTGGTGCGCGTCGAGGCGGCCGGGGTGTGCCACACCGAGCTGCACTACGTCAGCGGCGACATCGGCTGCCCGCTGCCGATCGTCCTGGGCCACGAGGGCACCGGGGTCGTCGAGGAGGTCGGACCCGGCGAGGCCGGCGGCCCCGACGCCGTGCGCGTCGGGCAGCGGGTCGCCTTCACCTGGCGCCCGCGCTGCGGGCAGTGCGAGCCCTGCGTCACGGGCCGGCCGGTCATGTGCGTGTACGGCCGCGTGCAGGCCCGCAGTGGCGGGCTGATGGACGGCACCAGCCGCCTGCGCCGCGGCGGTGAGCAGCTGCACCACTTCCTCGGGGTGTCCTGCTTCGCCGAACGCGCCGTCGTGTCCCGGCGCGCCGTCGTCGCCCTGCCCGACGACGTCGCCCCCACCCTGGCCGCGGTCGCGGGCTGCGCCGTGGTCACCGGCGTGGGAGCCGTCGTCAACGTCGCCGCCGCCGACGGCTCCCTCGCGGGCCGTCCGCTGCTCGTCGTCGGTGCCGGCGGGGTGGGGCTGTCCGCCGTCATGGGGGCCGCCCTCGTCGGAGCCGGGCCCGTGGTCGTGGTCGACGTCAGCGCGGACAAGCTCGCCCTCGCCCGCCGGCTGGGGGCCACCCACACCGTCGACGCCTCCGGGCTGGAGGCGGCCGAGGTCGTCGAGGCCGTGCAGGAGGTGACGCGCGGGGGCGCCGACGTGGCGGTGGAGGCCGTCGGGAACCCCGCGACGCTGGCCCAGGCGTTCTCGGCCGTGCGCCCCGGCGGGACGGTCGTGGCCGTGGGCCTGTCCTCGGCGACGGCGACCGTCGCCGTCCCCGTCAACGAACTCGTGCAGCAGCAGAAGCGGCTCGTGGGCAGCCTGTACGGGTCGGCGAACCCGCCCGTCGACCTGCCCCGGCTGCTGGCCCTGCACCGGGCCGGGCGGCTGCCGCTGGAGGACCTGCTGGGGGCGACGTACCCCCTGGAGGAGACCGCCGACGCCTACGACGCGTTGCGGGCCGGAGCCGTCGGCCGGGCCGTGGTCCTGCCCGGGCCCCCCGCGGCGGTCGCCGCGTGA
- a CDS encoding DUF1684 domain-containing protein encodes MTTTLDVTTARTEFDAWRAARTADLSTPHGWLSLTSLNWLGADPAPVEGLPGTWASVPGGVTVTATAADGIVAEGALVDGTVTIETVEGAPGKLVEIGDLRVEVIQRTGSHALRVRDPKAPALAAFTGVPVFDFSDEYVLDAEFEPFDAAREAVVGAVKDGLEHHYRAVGVVRFELDGPQQLTVFQGGTVLFTDATSGVTTTGTTRSVKVPEVPGRFVLDLNRTQNLPCAFTDHATCPIPPVENRLTVPVAAGEKDPR; translated from the coding sequence GTGACCACCACGCTCGACGTCACCACCGCCCGCACCGAGTTCGACGCCTGGCGCGCCGCCCGGACCGCCGACCTGAGCACGCCCCACGGCTGGCTGAGCCTGACGAGCCTGAACTGGCTCGGTGCCGACCCCGCACCCGTCGAGGGCCTGCCCGGAACCTGGGCCTCGGTGCCCGGTGGCGTCACCGTCACCGCCACCGCCGCCGACGGGATCGTCGCCGAGGGAGCCCTCGTCGACGGCACCGTGACGATCGAGACGGTCGAGGGGGCCCCCGGCAAGCTCGTCGAGATCGGCGACCTGCGGGTGGAGGTCATCCAGCGCACCGGGTCGCACGCCCTGCGCGTGCGCGACCCGAAGGCCCCGGCCCTGGCCGCGTTCACCGGGGTGCCGGTCTTCGACTTCTCCGACGAGTACGTCCTGGACGCCGAGTTCGAGCCGTTCGACGCCGCCCGGGAGGCCGTGGTGGGGGCGGTCAAGGACGGGCTGGAGCACCACTACCGGGCCGTCGGCGTCGTGCGGTTCGAGCTCGACGGCCCGCAGCAGCTGACGGTGTTCCAGGGCGGTACCGTGCTGTTCACCGACGCCACCAGCGGCGTCACGACGACCGGCACCACCCGGTCGGTGAAGGTCCCCGAGGTCCCCGGCCGTTTCGTCCTGGACCTCAACCGCACGCAGAACCTGCCGTGCGCGTTCACCGACCACGCGACCTGCCCGATCCCGCCGGTCGAGAACCGGCTGACCGTCCCCGTGGCCGCGGGGGAGAAGGACCCCCGTTGA
- a CDS encoding Gfo/Idh/MocA family protein, whose amino-acid sequence MTTTATTPARPTTFAVIGSGWRSEFFLRLAQAAPDRLRAVGVVTRSAESGQRLTDRWAVPTVRTVDELVRSDRPDFVIASVPWAQMPITVRELEAAGIATLAETPPAPDLDGLRSLWNDVGAGGRVQVAEQYLLMPGHAARLALVRAGVIGEPTQVQLSSTHMYHAVSLIRGLLGVDMDEVVVNARSFTAPLVDPLSFGGWDTGATPRPRANVLATLDFGGRSALYDFSDNQWWNPLRARRIVVRGSIGEIVDDAVTRMVDPTSPVTSPLSYRRRGVDMNLEGVDLDTVSFDGQVVYRNAWAGTRMSEDDIAVAQILADTGAWARGEGPEPYPLAQACQDHAIALAMGTSAATGTDVRVAKEVWA is encoded by the coding sequence GTGACCACCACCGCCACCACGCCCGCGAGACCCACGACGTTCGCCGTCATCGGCAGCGGCTGGCGCTCGGAGTTCTTCCTGCGCCTGGCTCAGGCCGCGCCCGACCGGCTGCGCGCCGTCGGCGTCGTGACCCGCAGCGCCGAGAGCGGTCAGCGCCTCACCGACCGCTGGGCGGTGCCGACCGTCCGCACGGTCGACGAGCTGGTCCGCAGCGACCGCCCCGACTTCGTCATCGCCTCGGTGCCGTGGGCGCAGATGCCGATCACCGTCCGCGAGCTGGAGGCGGCCGGGATCGCCACGCTCGCCGAGACCCCGCCGGCCCCCGACCTCGACGGGCTGCGCTCGCTGTGGAACGACGTCGGCGCCGGCGGCCGCGTGCAGGTCGCCGAGCAGTACCTGCTGATGCCCGGCCACGCGGCGCGCCTGGCGCTGGTGCGGGCCGGGGTCATCGGCGAACCCACCCAGGTGCAGCTGTCCTCCACGCACATGTACCACGCGGTCTCGCTCATCCGCGGTCTGCTCGGCGTCGACATGGACGAGGTCGTCGTCAACGCCCGCAGCTTCACCGCCCCGCTCGTGGACCCGCTCAGCTTCGGCGGCTGGGACACCGGGGCGACGCCGCGACCGCGCGCGAACGTCCTGGCCACCCTCGACTTCGGCGGGAGGTCAGCGCTCTACGACTTCAGCGACAACCAGTGGTGGAACCCGCTGCGGGCCCGGCGCATCGTCGTGCGCGGCTCGATCGGCGAGATCGTCGACGACGCCGTGACGCGCATGGTCGACCCCACCAGCCCCGTCACCTCGCCGTTGTCCTACCGCCGTCGCGGGGTGGACATGAACCTCGAGGGCGTCGACCTCGACACCGTGAGCTTCGACGGGCAGGTCGTGTACCGCAACGCCTGGGCGGGCACCCGGATGTCGGAGGACGACATCGCCGTGGCCCAGATCCTCGCCGACACCGGCGCCTGGGCGCGGGGGGAGGGGCCGGAGCCGTACCCGCTGGCGCAGGCCTGCCAGGACCACGCCATCGCCCTGGCCATGGGCACCTCGGCGGCCACCGGCACCGACGTGCGCGTCGCGAAGGAGGTGTGGGCCTGA
- the sufU gene encoding Fe-S cluster assembly sulfur transfer protein SufU, whose amino-acid sequence MDLYQQLIIEHSKRPHGEGLRAPFGAQAHHVNPTCGDEITLRVQVEDEVVTDVSYDAVGCSISRASASVLHDLVVGQPVVAVGEVRDAVQHMLTSRGEDTGDEEVLGDAVAFAGVAKYPARVKCALLSWSALADALLRTAPA is encoded by the coding sequence GTGGACCTGTACCAGCAGCTGATCATCGAGCACTCCAAGCGCCCGCACGGCGAGGGCCTGCGCGCGCCGTTCGGCGCGCAGGCCCACCACGTGAACCCCACGTGCGGGGACGAGATCACCCTGCGGGTGCAGGTCGAGGACGAGGTGGTCACCGACGTCTCCTACGACGCGGTGGGCTGCTCCATCAGCCGGGCCTCGGCCTCGGTGCTGCACGACCTCGTCGTCGGGCAGCCCGTCGTGGCGGTCGGCGAGGTGCGCGACGCCGTGCAGCACATGCTGACCAGCCGCGGTGAGGACACCGGGGACGAGGAGGTGCTCGGCGACGCCGTCGCGTTCGCGGGCGTGGCGAAGTACCCGGCGCGGGTGAAGTGCGCGCTGCTCAGCTGGTCGGCGCTGGCCGACGCGCTGCTGCGCACCGCCCCGGCCTGA
- a CDS encoding carbohydrate ABC transporter permease — translation MTTTTPAQAPAAAPGRRRRSRPLTGWSTPTGLLFTAPAVVFFGVFIAYPVLRTFWLSLTTSDGFGGSSFGGLHNYGVMLTDPIFRQAAVVTVVYTVVTTVLQTVLSLLLALVVHAGPRRSAVVYRTLLFLPAAVSLTVTGLLWRIGLTPVFGVFNRALEAVGLGALQHAWLGDTATVLPTVIVVSLWQSTGLFMLIFYAALGNVDPAISESARVDGAGPFREAWSITVPMLRPVVEVVVMLNVLSGLKVFDLNFVMANGGPLHASESLSSYTYLLTFGSSTGGVPSFAYGSAISVVVFLVAGVATVLLYRFRKGEQ, via the coding sequence ATGACGACCACCACCCCCGCGCAGGCCCCGGCCGCGGCGCCCGGTCGGCGCCGCCGGTCGCGGCCCCTCACCGGCTGGTCGACCCCCACGGGTCTGCTGTTCACCGCCCCGGCCGTCGTGTTCTTCGGCGTCTTCATCGCCTACCCCGTCCTGCGGACGTTCTGGCTGTCGCTGACCACCTCCGACGGTTTCGGCGGTTCGTCGTTCGGCGGGCTGCACAACTACGGGGTCATGCTCACCGACCCCATCTTCCGCCAGGCGGCGGTGGTCACGGTGGTCTACACCGTCGTGACCACGGTCCTGCAGACGGTGCTCTCGCTGCTGCTGGCCCTCGTCGTCCACGCCGGCCCGCGCCGCAGCGCCGTCGTCTACCGGACGCTGCTGTTCCTGCCCGCCGCGGTGTCCCTGACCGTCACCGGACTGCTGTGGCGCATCGGCCTGACCCCCGTCTTCGGGGTGTTCAACCGGGCCCTGGAGGCCGTCGGCCTCGGCGCGCTGCAGCACGCCTGGCTCGGGGACACGGCCACCGTGCTGCCCACCGTCATCGTCGTCTCGCTGTGGCAGTCCACCGGCCTGTTCATGCTCATCTTCTACGCGGCCCTGGGCAACGTGGACCCGGCGATCTCCGAGAGCGCCCGCGTCGACGGGGCCGGCCCGTTCCGGGAGGCGTGGAGCATCACCGTGCCCATGCTGCGCCCCGTCGTCGAGGTCGTCGTCATGCTCAACGTTCTCAGCGGGCTGAAGGTGTTCGACCTCAACTTCGTCATGGCCAACGGCGGCCCGCTGCACGCCTCGGAGTCCCTCAGCAGCTACACGTACCTGCTGACGTTCGGCTCCTCCACCGGCGGGGTCCCCTCCTTCGCCTACGGCTCCGCCATCAGCGTCGTCGTGTTCCTCGTCGCCGGCGTGGCGACGGTCCTGCTCTACCGCTTCCGGAAGGGAGAACAGTGA
- a CDS encoding carbohydrate ABC transporter permease, with product MSTQALHRPQPVAVGTRAPRTAASVGRRVLWHAVMGVVAAAAVAPLLYMVLTSIRPQATAFSGPIVPDEFSGAGYAFAWNDLQIWRNFLNSVLITGVTLALTIAAATLAGYAFSRIGFTARNLLFFVVTSALFLPGVATLIPVYLELQSFGLLGSRLGLILVYTAGGVSFSLFLMRTFFDALPNELSEAARLDGASELQIFWRVMLPLSAPGIATVAIFQMISVWNELLFASALVSDPASRPIQPVANSLISQYGTNWPALTATMTLTALPMVVAYVVFQRWFVAGLTAGAVKA from the coding sequence GTGAGCACCCAGGCCCTGCACCGCCCGCAGCCGGTCGCGGTGGGCACCCGAGCGCCCCGCACCGCGGCCTCGGTCGGCCGGCGCGTCCTGTGGCACGCCGTCATGGGCGTCGTCGCCGCGGCCGCCGTCGCCCCGCTGCTCTACATGGTCCTCACCTCGATCCGGCCGCAGGCCACCGCCTTCTCCGGGCCCATCGTCCCGGACGAGTTCTCCGGCGCCGGGTACGCGTTCGCGTGGAACGACCTGCAGATCTGGCGGAACTTCCTCAACTCCGTCCTCATCACCGGCGTCACCCTGGCCCTGACCATCGCCGCCGCGACCCTGGCCGGGTACGCGTTCTCCCGCATCGGGTTCACGGCGCGGAACCTGCTGTTCTTCGTGGTCACCAGTGCGCTGTTCCTGCCCGGGGTGGCGACCCTCATCCCCGTCTACCTGGAACTGCAGAGCTTCGGCCTGCTGGGCAGCCGGCTCGGCCTGATCCTCGTCTACACCGCCGGTGGGGTCTCGTTCTCGCTGTTCCTCATGCGGACGTTCTTCGACGCCCTGCCGAACGAGCTCAGCGAGGCCGCCCGGCTCGACGGGGCCAGCGAGCTGCAGATCTTCTGGCGGGTCATGCTCCCGCTGTCGGCCCCCGGCATCGCGACCGTGGCGATCTTCCAGATGATCAGCGTCTGGAACGAGCTGCTGTTCGCCAGCGCGCTGGTCTCCGACCCCGCCTCGCGCCCGATCCAGCCGGTCGCGAACTCCCTCATCAGCCAGTACGGCACGAACTGGCCCGCGCTGACGGCCACCATGACGCTCACCGCGCTGCCCATGGTCGTCGCCTACGTGGTGTTCCAGCGCTGGTTCGTCGCCGGCCTCACCGCCGGGGCGGTGAAGGCGTGA
- a CDS encoding ABC transporter substrate-binding protein, translating into MHETSAPSRTRLSRRNLLALGAAASAAPVLAACGSDDSGGGGGNVTLGLWTWASEFEDAFATAADEYHQLHPNVTVKPRYWSFANYAPSLQAALAAKEEGDIFMPLVSTLALAQAERTIDLRKALGADFLDGFFPSTNEENVYQDGQYAVGWAAQTFGLFHNTTLMAQLGLTPPETWDDLAAMAPKINAAGLVPMSIQGNPSNQLSDFMLPIITQITDDPQVVLDLDTHEKKGVSWDSEPVVQALTIVKQLTDAGVFSSGVLATDSDTANSTFTSGKAAMLFTGSFFPPSLQTTAPPEFLTQYGIAKTPTVKPGGKHWCANQAGYTWAVSSGSKNQDAAVDFLKYLYDPARYLKMMNDTFSMPSTEAAADGVSSSDIKTMTSWLLDGEGAPHIMFGKGTLDSVTNGVVSVVNGSATPAQAAKAIEAAVVQARKI; encoded by the coding sequence GTGCACGAGACCTCTGCCCCTTCCCGGACCCGTCTGAGCCGCCGCAACCTGCTGGCCCTGGGCGCGGCGGCGAGCGCCGCCCCGGTCCTGGCCGCCTGCGGGTCGGACGACAGCGGTGGCGGGGGCGGGAACGTCACGCTCGGCCTGTGGACGTGGGCCTCGGAGTTCGAGGACGCCTTCGCGACCGCCGCCGACGAGTACCACCAGTTGCACCCGAACGTCACCGTGAAGCCCCGCTACTGGAGCTTCGCCAACTACGCCCCCTCGCTGCAGGCGGCCCTGGCGGCCAAGGAGGAGGGCGACATCTTCATGCCGCTGGTCTCCACGCTGGCCCTGGCTCAGGCCGAGCGCACCATCGACCTGCGCAAGGCCCTCGGCGCCGACTTCCTCGACGGGTTCTTCCCCTCCACCAACGAGGAGAACGTCTACCAGGACGGGCAGTACGCCGTCGGCTGGGCCGCCCAGACCTTCGGCCTGTTCCACAACACCACGCTCATGGCGCAGTTGGGCCTGACGCCCCCCGAGACCTGGGACGACCTGGCCGCGATGGCCCCGAAGATCAACGCCGCCGGTCTGGTGCCCATGTCCATCCAGGGCAACCCCTCGAACCAGCTGTCGGACTTCATGCTGCCGATCATCACGCAGATCACCGACGACCCCCAGGTCGTGCTGGACCTCGACACCCACGAGAAGAAGGGCGTCAGCTGGGACAGCGAACCGGTCGTGCAGGCGCTGACGATCGTCAAGCAGCTCACCGACGCCGGGGTGTTCTCCTCCGGGGTCCTGGCCACCGACAGCGACACCGCCAACAGCACCTTCACCAGCGGCAAGGCGGCGATGCTGTTCACCGGGTCGTTCTTCCCGCCGTCCCTGCAGACCACCGCCCCGCCGGAGTTCCTCACCCAGTACGGCATCGCCAAGACGCCGACGGTGAAGCCGGGCGGCAAGCACTGGTGCGCCAACCAGGCCGGCTACACGTGGGCGGTCAGTTCCGGCTCGAAGAACCAGGACGCCGCCGTCGACTTCCTCAAGTACCTCTACGACCCCGCCCGGTACCTGAAGATGATGAACGACACGTTCTCCATGCCCAGCACCGAGGCCGCCGCCGACGGGGTCAGCAGCTCGGACATCAAGACCATGACGTCCTGGCTGCTCGACGGCGAGGGCGCCCCGCACATCATGTTCGGCAAGGGGACGCTGGACTCGGTCACCAACGGGGTCGTCTCGGTCGTCAACGGCTCGGCGACCCCCGCGCAGGCGGCCAAGGCCATCGAGGCGGCCGTGGTCCAGGCGCGGAAGATCTGA
- a CDS encoding aldo/keto reductase: protein MSAQHPGTGTGTGVDVLTPRSLGRTGFEVTGLCVGTAELGDMTNVYSAVPEEQALATARRAFAGPLTFVDTSNGYGSSERRLGTVLRELGGVPDGILLATKVDPLDGGPFDGPRVRASVAESLERLGLDHLPLLHLHDPERIGFEAATAPGGPVDVMRELVAEGLVGHLGVAGGTVDLLRRFVGTGHFSVVLNHNRWTLLDRSAEPLLADCAASGTAFLNGAPFGGGILAKGPAAVPRYCYAPASPEVLRAAERIEAACARHGVPLAAAALQDSLREPRTTSTVVGSSRPERLDQTLALAAHPVPDELWTELADLVPPKEHWLP from the coding sequence GTGAGCGCGCAGCACCCCGGCACCGGCACCGGCACCGGCGTCGACGTCCTGACGCCGCGCTCTCTGGGCCGCACCGGGTTCGAGGTCACCGGGTTGTGCGTGGGCACCGCCGAGCTGGGCGACATGACGAACGTCTACAGCGCCGTCCCCGAGGAGCAGGCCCTGGCCACGGCCCGGCGTGCGTTCGCCGGACCCCTGACGTTCGTCGACACCTCCAACGGCTACGGCTCGTCCGAGCGCCGGCTGGGCACCGTCCTGCGCGAACTGGGCGGTGTCCCCGACGGCATCCTGCTGGCCACCAAGGTGGACCCGCTGGACGGCGGCCCGTTCGACGGTCCGCGGGTGCGGGCCTCGGTCGCCGAGAGCCTGGAACGGCTCGGGCTGGACCACCTGCCGCTGCTGCACCTGCACGATCCCGAGCGGATCGGGTTCGAGGCCGCCACCGCCCCCGGCGGGCCCGTCGACGTCATGCGCGAACTCGTCGCCGAAGGACTGGTCGGGCACCTCGGCGTCGCCGGCGGCACCGTGGACCTGCTGCGCCGGTTCGTCGGCACCGGGCACTTCTCCGTCGTGCTGAACCACAACCGGTGGACGCTGCTGGACCGCTCGGCCGAACCGCTGCTGGCGGACTGCGCGGCCAGCGGCACCGCCTTCCTCAACGGGGCCCCCTTCGGCGGCGGGATCCTGGCCAAGGGCCCGGCCGCGGTGCCCCGGTACTGCTACGCCCCGGCGTCCCCCGAGGTCCTGCGCGCGGCCGAGCGGATCGAGGCCGCCTGCGCCCGCCACGGCGTCCCGCTGGCCGCGGCCGCGCTGCAGGACTCGTTGCGCGAACCGCGCACGACCTCCACCGTGGTCGGGTCCTCCCGACCGGAGCGGCTGGACCAGACCCTGGCCCTGGCCGCCCACCCCGTCCCCGACGAGCTCTGGACCGAACTCGCCGACCTCGTCCCGCCGAAGGAGCACTGGCTTCCGTGA
- a CDS encoding LacI family DNA-binding transcriptional regulator: MTDAAGRRRPTLTAIATEAGVSTATVSKVLNGRDDVGARTRAQIERLLVEHDYLPVVPRRPAAQRRPAGSHRTIGLIFDDFMSPYATELIRGVTDAGTAVDADVVVGRFSDGSAGTDGAQWAQRLLKAGRDGVLVVTSDLTAQQTSGFSEVDLPLVVVDPVHTPQSSVASVGATNWTGGLSATEHLISLGHRRIAHLGGPARAAISQARLHGYRAAMENAGLPVDPRLVVDGGFGFEAGLELAGRLLDSGEPPTAIFAVTDVCALGVVQAAHRRGLRVPEDLSVVGFDNTYLAPWLTPALTTVHTPLQEMGRYALQMLLRLVDGETVEPHHVELATELVVRDSSGPPPGSVPEAAG, translated from the coding sequence GTGACCGACGCAGCAGGGCGCCGTCGCCCGACGCTGACCGCCATCGCCACGGAGGCGGGAGTGTCCACGGCGACGGTCTCGAAGGTGCTCAACGGCCGCGACGACGTCGGTGCGCGCACGCGCGCGCAGATCGAGCGGCTGCTGGTGGAGCACGACTACCTGCCGGTCGTCCCGCGCCGGCCCGCGGCGCAGCGCCGCCCCGCGGGCTCGCACCGCACCATCGGCCTGATCTTCGACGACTTCATGAGCCCGTACGCCACCGAGCTCATCCGCGGGGTCACCGACGCCGGGACGGCCGTCGACGCCGACGTGGTCGTCGGCCGCTTCTCGGACGGGTCGGCCGGGACCGACGGGGCGCAGTGGGCCCAGCGGCTGCTGAAGGCCGGACGGGACGGGGTCCTGGTGGTGACCTCGGACCTCACGGCGCAGCAGACCTCCGGCTTCTCCGAGGTGGACCTGCCGCTGGTGGTCGTCGACCCGGTCCACACGCCGCAGTCGAGCGTCGCCAGCGTCGGGGCCACGAACTGGACCGGTGGCCTCAGCGCCACCGAGCACCTGATCTCCCTGGGCCACCGGCGCATCGCCCACCTCGGCGGCCCGGCGCGGGCGGCCATCAGCCAGGCCCGGCTGCACGGGTACCGGGCGGCCATGGAGAACGCCGGGCTGCCCGTCGACCCGCGGCTCGTCGTGGACGGCGGTTTCGGGTTCGAGGCGGGCCTGGAACTGGCCGGGCGCCTGCTCGACTCCGGCGAACCGCCGACGGCGATCTTCGCCGTCACCGACGTGTGCGCCCTCGGGGTGGTCCAGGCCGCCCACCGCCGCGGGCTGCGCGTGCCGGAGGACCTGTCGGTCGTCGGGTTCGACAACACCTACCTGGCGCCGTGGCTGACCCCCGCCCTGACGACCGTCCACACGCCGCTGCAGGAGATGGGCCGCTACGCCCTGCAGATGCTGCTGCGCCTGGTGGACGGGGAGACCGTCGAGCCGCACCACGTCGAGCTGGCCACCGAGCTCGTCGTGCGCGACTCCAGCGGGCCACCCCCCGGGTCCGTCCCGGAGGCTGCGGGCTGA
- a CDS encoding tautomerase family protein — protein MPLVRIDLPDTTSVELRRAIGDAVHEGLVEGLGMPAQDRFQILRALPAQDFSFDPHFMGGSRRDVVFLQVLMVRGYSTEVKKATFAAIATRLEAAGVRPDDVFLAVTENGGEDWYVGRSGDDSGDDASATP, from the coding sequence ATGCCCCTCGTCCGCATCGACCTGCCCGACACCACCTCCGTCGAGCTGCGCCGCGCCATCGGCGACGCCGTCCACGAGGGTCTCGTCGAGGGGCTGGGCATGCCTGCGCAGGACAGGTTCCAGATCCTGCGGGCCCTGCCCGCGCAGGACTTCTCCTTCGACCCGCACTTCATGGGCGGCTCTCGCCGCGACGTGGTGTTCCTGCAGGTGCTCATGGTCCGCGGGTACTCCACCGAGGTGAAGAAGGCGACGTTCGCCGCGATCGCCACCCGGCTGGAGGCGGCCGGGGTCCGCCCCGACGACGTGTTCCTGGCCGTCACCGAGAACGGCGGGGAGGACTGGTACGTCGGCCGCTCGGGGGACGACTCCGGGGACGACGCGAGCGCCACCCCGTGA
- a CDS encoding SufS family cysteine desulfurase codes for MTSADHAVLAGFSAVELAALRADFPILGRSTRSGKPLVYLDSGATSQKPLAVLDAERAFYTQHNAAVHRGAHQLAEEATDDFEAARAAIAAFVGAPAYEVVFTKNATESLNLVAHAFSTTTAYAARGSAPDGQAVDPRFVLAEGDEILVTEAEHHANLVPWQELCARTGAVLRWIPVTEEGVLDLSTLPSLVTDRTKVVAFAHASNVLGGIAPVEVLAAAARAVGALVVLDACQSVPHLPVDLPSLGVDLAAFSGHKMLGPSGIGVLWGRSELLAAMPPFLTGGSMIELVRMERSTYAPAPQKFEAGVPMTAQAVGLHAAVEYLRGLGPDGTGLARVEAHERSLTGLLLRELAALPWVRVLGPLDAADRVGLVSFVVEDVHAHDVGQLLDDEGVAVRVGHHCAWPLHRRFGVAASTRVSFGPYNQPSDVDAVLRGLHRARDLFA; via the coding sequence TTGACCTCTGCCGACCACGCCGTCCTCGCCGGCTTCTCCGCCGTCGAACTCGCCGCCCTGCGCGCCGACTTCCCCATCCTGGGGCGCTCGACGCGCTCGGGGAAGCCTCTGGTGTACCTGGACTCGGGGGCGACGTCGCAGAAGCCGCTCGCGGTCCTGGACGCCGAACGGGCCTTCTACACGCAGCACAACGCGGCCGTGCACCGCGGCGCGCACCAGCTCGCCGAGGAGGCCACGGACGACTTCGAGGCCGCCCGCGCCGCCATCGCAGCGTTCGTGGGCGCCCCTGCGTACGAGGTCGTGTTCACCAAGAACGCGACCGAGTCGCTGAACCTCGTCGCGCACGCCTTCAGCACGACGACGGCCTACGCCGCCCGTGGCTCGGCCCCCGACGGACAGGCGGTCGACCCGCGGTTCGTGCTCGCCGAGGGCGACGAGATCCTGGTCACCGAGGCCGAGCACCACGCCAACCTCGTCCCCTGGCAGGAGCTGTGCGCGCGCACCGGCGCCGTCCTGCGCTGGATCCCCGTCACCGAGGAGGGCGTCCTGGACCTGTCGACGCTGCCCTCCCTCGTCACCGACCGGACGAAGGTCGTCGCGTTCGCGCACGCGTCCAACGTCCTCGGCGGCATCGCCCCCGTCGAGGTGCTCGCGGCCGCGGCGAGGGCCGTCGGGGCGCTCGTCGTCCTCGACGCCTGCCAGTCGGTCCCGCACCTGCCCGTCGACCTGCCCTCCCTCGGCGTCGACCTCGCCGCGTTCTCCGGGCACAAGATGCTCGGCCCGTCGGGGATCGGCGTCCTGTGGGGGCGCTCGGAACTCCTCGCCGCGATGCCTCCGTTCCTCACGGGCGGTTCGATGATCGAGCTCGTGCGGATGGAGCGCTCGACGTACGCCCCCGCGCCGCAGAAGTTCGAGGCGGGGGTCCCGATGACGGCGCAGGCCGTCGGGTTGCACGCGGCCGTGGAGTACCTGCGCGGACTGGGTCCGGACGGCACGGGCCTGGCCCGGGTCGAGGCCCACGAACGGTCGCTGACCGGCCTCCTGCTGCGCGAGCTCGCCGCGCTGCCGTGGGTGCGGGTCCTCGGGCCCCTCGACGCCGCCGACCGCGTGGGGCTGGTGTCCTTCGTGGTCGAGGACGTGCACGCCCACGACGTCGGGCAGCTGCTCGACGACGAGGGCGTCGCCGTCCGCGTGGGGCACCACTGCGCGTGGCCGCTGCACCGCCGGTTCGGCGTCGCGGCGAGCACCCGCGTGAGCTTCGGGCCCTACAACCAGCCCTCCGACGTGGACGCCGTGCTGCGGGGGCTGCACCGGGCCCGCGACCTCTTCGCGTGA